One window of the Rosa rugosa chromosome 3, drRosRugo1.1, whole genome shotgun sequence genome contains the following:
- the LOC133738022 gene encoding gibberellin 3-beta-dioxygenase 1-like — protein sequence MATPEEAYKRIIPLDFGSAKSVPDSFVWAQASDEVHSSDGLTIPVIDLTDPNAPQLITEACQTWGILQLKGHGIPTKLMEDMESECERLFSLPTDQKMKALRSPGGSTGYGIVPMQSLFSTTMWHEGLTIMGSAIDHPRLLWPNDYQGFCDKIDDYQKQMKALAEQLMRILFKAMSIPVKEVNWFDDPTNSSGCNLALQLNSYPPCPDPTRTLGLAPHTDTSIVTLLQAKTSGLQVFKDGVGWVAVKPLPDALIVHLGDFTRILSNGRFISVLHRVVVKPIQRYSVGYFFRPPMDFAVSPLLSKDLGPEQVPRYRSVTAKEYLDLKAKHLEKAFSLIEN from the exons ATGGCTACTCCTGAGGAAGCCTACAAGCGTATCATCCCCCTTGATTTTGGCTCAGCCAAGTCAGTTCCAGATTCCTTCGTGTGGGCCCAAGCATCCGATGAGGTCCACTCTAGCGACGGGTTAACCATACCCGTTATCGACCTCACGGATCCGAATGCCCCGCAACTCATAACGGAGGCATGTCAGACATGGGGTATTCTCCAATTGAAAGGACATGGAATTCCAACTAAGCTTATGGAGGACATGGAGTCTGAGTGTGAAAGATTGTTTAGTCTCCCAACTGACCAAAAAATGAAGGCCTTAAGATCTCCAGGCGGGAGTACAGGATACGGTATCGTCCCAATGCAGTCCTTGTTTTCCACCACCATGTGGCACGAAGGGCTCACCATCATGGGGTCTGCAATTGATCATCCTAGGCTGCTTTGGCCTAATGATTATCAAGGATTTTG TGATAAAATAGATGATTATCAGAAGCAAATGAAGGCCTTGGCAGAGCAGCTGATGCGCATCCTCTTCAAAGCTATGAGCATTCCTGTAAAAGAAGTCAACTGGTTCGATGATCCAACAAACAGCAGCGGCTGCAATCTGGCTTTACAGCTGAACTCTTACCCTCCATGccctgacccgacccgaaccttGGGCCTTGCACCACACACTGACACTTCCATAGTAACCCTACTCCAAGCTAAAACCAGCGgcctccaagtcttcaaagacggAGTTGGGTGGGTTGCTGTGAAACCCTTACCCGATGCCCTCATTGTACACCTTGGTGATTTCACCCGCATTCTATCCAATGGTCGATTCATCAGTGTTCTTCATCGTGTGGTGGTGAAACCGATCCAACGCTACTCAGTTGGATACTTCTTTAGGCCGCCAATGGATTTTGCTGTGTCACCACTTCTGTCAAAGGATTTGGGTCCGGAACAAGTTCCGCGGTATCGTTCAGTCACAGCAAAGGAGTATCTTGATCTGAAGGCCAAGCATCTTGAGAAAGCATTTTCTCTTATCGAAAATTAG
- the LOC133740008 gene encoding fasciclin-like arabinogalactan protein 14 yields the protein METNKAKASISFFLLMMLLISSCSAFNITKLLEKEDDFSNFNQQLSQTKIADQINKRSTITVLAVDNSAIGGLGDDSSVTKAIMSVHVILDYYDKEKLTKHAKTNKSAMLTTLYQTSGLAKNQQGFLRVAADDGEITFGSASKGGQMNSKLVKSVTAQPFNISVLQVSSIIEVPDINANPSPEKAPAPKRGKPPSSSDDADSPSDDDADSPSDDTADSPGDDSDSEAPSPSKHHTPPKPKDDTSDSPSSSPAPAPGKSDARATAAEMGVGVVAMGLVSVLVAFF from the coding sequence ATGGAGACGAATAAAGCTAAAGCCTCTATCTCCTTCTTCCTTCTCATGATGTTGTTAATAAGCTCTTGTTCGGCTTTCAACATCACCAAGCTCCTCGAAAAGGAAGACGATTTCAGCAACTTCAACCAGCAGCTCTCCCAGACCAAAATCGCCGACCAGATCAACAAGCGGAGCACCATCACCGTCCTCGCCGTGGACAACAGCGCAATAGGCGGCCTAGGTGACGACAGCTCCGTAACGAAGGCGATCATGAGCGTCCACGTCATCCTCGACTACTACGACAAGGAGAAGCTGACCAAGCATGCAAAGACCAACAAGAGCGCCATGCTGACGACGCTGTACCAGACCTCCGGGTTGGCTAAGAACCAACAGGGCTTCCTCCGAGTAGCAGCCGACGACGGTGAGATTACTTTCGGGTCGGCAAGCAAGGGTGGACAAATGAACTCCAAGCTGGTCAAGTCTGTGACAGCTCAGCCCTTCAACATTTCCGTGCTTCAGGTTAGTTCCATCATAGAGGTTCCCGACATTAATGCTAATCCTTCCCCCGAAAAGGCTCCTGCACCGAAGAGGGGGAAGCCTCCGAGTTCGTCCGACGACGCCGACAGTCCCTCCGACGACGACGCTGACAGTCCCTCCGACGACACAGCCGACAGTCCCGGGGACGACTCGGACTCTGAGGCTCCCAGTCCGTCGAAGCACCATACACCACCCAAGCCTAAGGATGATACGTCAGATTCGCCATCGTCGAGTCCAGCGCCTGCGCCAGGTAAGAGTGATGCACGCGCCACCGCTGCGGAGATGGGCGTTGGGGTTGTTGCTATGGGGTTAGTTTCGGTGTTAGTTGCCTTCTTTTGA